The Dehalogenimonas sp. 4OHTPN genome window below encodes:
- the malQ gene encoding 4-alpha-glucanotransferase, which translates to MAKVNPELINLAIACGIQTAYRDMHRRLKKASAQAIIGALRGLGVHIEDETDAPRVLRRLTAAKRRQAVQPILVAWSGRLRPIPVTLPRKFNGIVSATITLEEGRVLNYCWKSSDCTVTQIDHKQTREFQRTPTHKLPVKGIMPYGYHDLRIYVTRRMYRSLIISAPQQAYSDKGGSPRWGIFSPVYSLHSETSLGAGDLSDFRRLAEWSGTHGASVIATLPLLPIFLEYSSNPSPYSPVSRLFWNDFYINLESLPELAACGEARELLDSQEFAAEAESLHESALVHYGRQATLKRRVLEMLSGYFFSNTETVRYREFLAFMIARPEAIEYARFRTSKEMGQTSSQISPGDHDIQFSSLANTPVGYYLFTQFSIQKQMEGLYSELNMKGIKLFLDLPLGTHPEGWDARRFQDDFAEDVSVGAPPDPVFLSGQNWGFRPPHPERMRHNGYKYFIQVLQHHFQFGKILRLDHIMGFHRLFWIPPGLNPSEGLYIHYRAEELYAVVCLESFRNEAVVVGEDLGLVPAEVRRSMRRRGILRSFIAQSEMLFGNRNCFAPVPNNAAASMNTHDMHPFTAFFNSSDIAERTAAGVLDPAEAKDESTQRKNGITSMLECLRDQGLIYRTDPSADEVYRAFIRLLASGSEPILLLNIADLLGDYRAQNIPGTVNEYPNWRILNLRSIEEIQTDPRIIALIRDVAVLRGRCTKAVLPAGSLHD; encoded by the coding sequence AACCGATACTGGTGGCCTGGAGCGGCAGACTACGCCCTATTCCAGTGACACTGCCTCGTAAATTCAACGGAATCGTCTCAGCGACCATCACTCTGGAGGAAGGCCGAGTTCTGAATTATTGTTGGAAATCTTCAGATTGTACCGTCACTCAGATTGATCACAAACAAACAAGGGAATTTCAACGAACACCAACTCATAAACTGCCGGTGAAAGGCATCATGCCGTACGGCTATCACGATCTTAGAATTTACGTCACCAGGCGGATGTACCGTTCACTGATCATATCAGCCCCGCAACAAGCCTATTCAGATAAAGGTGGCTCCCCCCGATGGGGAATATTCAGCCCGGTTTATTCGCTTCACTCTGAAACCAGCCTGGGAGCAGGTGATCTCTCTGATTTCCGTCGGCTAGCCGAATGGAGTGGGACCCACGGGGCATCAGTGATCGCCACGCTGCCGCTGCTACCTATATTCTTGGAATACTCATCGAACCCCAGTCCCTATTCACCAGTCAGCCGCCTGTTTTGGAATGATTTTTACATTAATCTTGAATCGCTGCCTGAGTTAGCCGCCTGTGGCGAAGCCAGAGAATTGCTAGACTCGCAAGAGTTTGCTGCTGAAGCGGAAAGCCTTCACGAATCAGCACTGGTGCACTACGGCCGGCAGGCAACTCTAAAACGCCGAGTCCTGGAGATGCTGTCCGGGTATTTTTTCTCAAACACCGAGACCGTACGTTACCGGGAATTCTTGGCATTCATGATTGCACGTCCTGAGGCAATCGAATACGCTCGTTTCCGCACATCAAAGGAAATGGGGCAAACCTCCAGCCAGATTTCACCGGGCGACCATGATATACAGTTTTCAAGTTTAGCTAATACTCCAGTCGGGTACTATTTATTTACCCAGTTCTCGATTCAGAAACAAATGGAAGGGTTGTACTCCGAACTAAATATGAAGGGTATCAAGCTGTTTTTAGACCTGCCTCTCGGAACTCATCCCGAGGGCTGGGATGCTCGGCGGTTTCAGGACGATTTTGCTGAAGATGTCTCGGTCGGGGCGCCGCCCGATCCGGTATTCCTCAGCGGTCAGAACTGGGGATTCAGGCCGCCGCACCCGGAACGCATGCGGCACAACGGCTACAAATACTTTATTCAGGTCTTACAGCACCATTTCCAGTTCGGAAAGATACTGCGCCTGGATCACATTATGGGGTTCCACCGTTTATTCTGGATCCCGCCCGGACTCAATCCATCCGAAGGCTTATACATCCACTATCGAGCTGAAGAACTCTACGCTGTGGTATGTTTAGAATCTTTCCGAAACGAAGCCGTGGTTGTGGGGGAGGATCTGGGGTTGGTTCCGGCAGAGGTTAGACGGTCTATGCGCCGCCGCGGCATCCTTCGGAGTTTCATCGCCCAGTCCGAGATGTTATTCGGTAACAGGAATTGTTTCGCACCTGTACCGAACAATGCAGCAGCCTCTATGAATACTCATGACATGCATCCTTTCACGGCATTTTTTAACTCTTCGGATATAGCGGAACGCACTGCCGCTGGCGTTCTCGATCCGGCAGAGGCCAAGGATGAATCTACGCAGCGGAAAAATGGAATCACCTCAATGCTTGAGTGTCTGAGAGACCAAGGTTTGATCTATAGAACAGACCCCTCCGCCGATGAAGTATATAGAGCCTTTATACGATTGCTGGCCTCGGGCAGTGAGCCAATCTTGCTGCTGAACATCGCTGACCTGCTAGGAGACTACCGAGCGCAAAATATCCCAGGTACGGTAAACGAGTATCCGAATTGGAGGATTCTCAACCTTCGGTCAATTGAAGAAATCCAAACCGACCCGAGGATAATCGCATTGATTAGAGATGTCGCAGTTCTCAGAGGCCGTTGCACGAAAGCAGTATTGCCAGCCGGGAGTTTGCATGACTGA